The genomic stretch gtttacAGTATATGAGTATATGTTAAACTGTGCATGAGACATCCAGGGGCTGTAATTACGAAACATCCCAGGGCCAAAAGTAGATCCTAACTGAGTTAGGAGAAAATCCTAAAAAATAAGTTTAACTTTAGGACTTCCCAGAGTAATTCAGAAAGCATTTTAATGCTTAAAGTACTGTGAGGCAGTCCGGAGGACTTCTAAGTCACTAAGACCTGGTCACAATCAATCAGATGCTGCAGATAATGTGCCTCATTTGATTCGTATCATTAATAACAATCAAATCAGCTCaccaacaaatcaaaacaaccCAATAACAACAGAGCTGACTGTCAGGCTGCACAACTCTGCTACTTGGACAATGGAAAAATGAGTTTTAAAGTGCTGATGAActtgaaattaattttattttttaatttgattcaattcaaattttaatttaaattaatttataatttgaatacatttcatttttaattacatttttaattagatttaattttcaatagtattttatctcatttttaatttgatataatttttgatataattgaatttaatgAGGACTCCTAGTGGTAAGGTAAGACATTTTGAGAATACATACCAAGGGCTTTTTGACACTTGTGTGTggaatgcatgtgtgtttggtcatgtaatactttaagtatgtaaaagtatgtatgtttatatgaggtttttttttttttacctcatgtCTTTTTGCTAGTGCAGTGTTTTCTGCCATACAGTAGATGTCCTATGATTGTTTCTCAGATCGATTTTGTGGCTCATGATGATATTCCATACTCCTCAGCAGGAAGTGAGGACGTTTATAAACACATCAAGGAGGCAGGTCAGTGCATGATGCCAGGAATATTAAACACCTTTGTGTATTTCCTCTTAAAATATACCTTGGGCAGTTTTCAAATTCTGTgagtttttatgtgtgtataccAGGGATGTTTGTGCCTACACAACGGACAGAGGGAATCTCCACATCTGACTTAATTACCAGAATTGTCCGAGACTATGACGTCTATGCCCGACGCAACCTCCAACGTGGCTACACTGCCAAGGAGCTTAACGTCAGCTACATCAATGTAAGAGCATGATCAATACCAAATTTCTGATCGATGTTCTGGTTCGAGTGatgtgttcattttgtaaaacttacataaacatttaatcCCCTCAGGAGAAGAAGTACCGGCTGCAGAACCAAGTGGACCGAATGAAGGAGAAGGTTCGCACGGTTGAGGAGAAGAGCAAGCATTTTGTGTACCGTGTGGAGGAGAAGAGTCACGACCTCATTCAGAAGTGGGAAGAGAAATCCAGAGAGTTTATCGGCAACTTCTTAGAACTTTTTGGACCTGATGGGACTTGGGTAAGTAACTCTTTGATAAGGGAAATAactgtcatcatcatctgtGTATTGTAGATGTTACATATCAACAGTTTGTTCATAAAAATACCAGGAAGTATTGTCAGTTATTGTCtgaattttgaataaaaagagTATCTTTGGCAATGAATTTCTTTCTGATGCATGGACCTTTGTGCAcgttcactctttctctccactcTGTCCCTGTACAGAAACAGGTGTTTCAGGAGCGCAGTGGACGAATGCTGTCCTACGCTCTTTCCCCCCGAGAGTCGCCCTGCAACAGTCCTCCCCGCGAACTGTCCCCCCTGCGCTCTCCCTCACCCCCATCTCCCCCCGCCCGCTGGCACAATGCACGGCCCTCGCCCCCAGCCTCCCCCAAAGGCGCCTCTGCCTTAATAAGCAGCATGAGTGAAGGTGATGAAGATGAGAAGTAAATGGActgttgaacacacacatgtacacacacacacacacacacacacacacccacacacccacacacacttcacCCATAGTACACTGCCTGAgaactgctcacacacacacacacaaacacatgtactcCTACAGACACTGGCTGGATACTGAAACAGTTCTCCTCAAGGAAGTTGCTAATATGCAAGGCAGACGGTGATCATGGGAAATGAAGTTCTGTGCTGCAGAGCAAAGAAGCCATcactgtctctgttgtctggGCAACCAAGCAGACAGTAGAAAGACAAAGcaagaagaggatgaggatTTACACAGTGTCACCTAAGAAGGTCCAGAATGCTTTGCAGCATATTTCGAGAGGTTTTGCTTTGGATTGTCCAGTGCAGATAGAGACTTTCCAACATCCTGCTCATAATATCACATTGTTCTTTTGTCCTACTCTAtttaatttagcatttttttaaGATGCCAAGATTTCTTGTAACAACTGTGACCACTAGATGTGAATAGGCACAAAGTTACAGAACACTGTGTGTGACATTCAGTTCAACAGGTCATGTGAAACGACAGGAACTGGATTCATTCATCACTGTGTAATTTTGTGCTTGTTGAACTGAGAGTTATGAATTAAAGAAAAGACACTGCACGCTCTAGATTAGCAGAGGTGAAACACATTGTCAGTGCTAGTTTGCACCATTTTAGCATAAATGACTGGCGAGGAATATGAAATTCAGTGTTCCCAGGGTACAGTTATGACCACTTAACCCCAAAAATAGATTAAAACTAATCCCTAAGAAAATGTATGTTCCTAAACTTGATTGGTGCAAAAGAAAGGCAActgaatacaaaaaacaaaggttTTCATCACCTCGGTTGTACAGCTGTGTTTGAAATCAACCAATAAAATCCTAGTTTTAAAGTTCATGTGACAAAAAtagttttgaaataaaaatggaaacaagGTCTACGCTAAAACGAACCCCTTAAGATCTGAGTCTTGGACTGCGCCTAATCTGTAAAATGCCTGTTAGATAGTCCTAAAAACTTGATTgtgatgagacagagaaaacagccTTCATGTATTAGctttttgaatgtaaaatgagTCTTTGAGACCACACCTACATAGGGGGTAAATGTAATCACTCTAATTTCCAGTCACATgccatacaaacacacaaacccttCATCACCACAGTCATTCAGTAGGCCACAAAAATATCACGTCTCACACTATTCGATTAGTAAAAGCATTTGTGGATTTTCAGCATTAAAAGTCATGTcgtttttttgacagttttatcTATCAATGTTTAGCAGACATTCTTGCTCTTTGGAATATGATGTCAGCTGTTAATCAAACCAGGCAAACTTGGAGATCAAGCCTTTCTCTAGGATTCTGATGATACTTGAAATATACAATAATTGATGCCCTCCAGGTGAACTGTCAGGTCCTCTAAAGCCGGAACATCACCCTAATGTTTTCTTTGCTGTTATTGGAAATGTATGtaataacttttttttgctCAGGTCTGCTCACTCATGCCAGGCCGGAGCAGATCTCTCTTCCACCccaacaatacaataaataccCTAATGCAATGTAGAGACCTTAATGTCCTGTACACGCTACATGTTAATCTGCACTGTATATACAAACTTTGggaatgtgtcttttttttattttttaaattttaacgATCAAACGGCTTGAtatgtaaataaatcaaaaatctaTAACTGAATGTGAATTAAAGTGCATTTCACCTTATCAAATATGCCTATATACCAATGCGTAAAATCATAGCCGGTTCGCACACAACAGCAATTTTCTTTATTGTCAGGTTTAAAAGTGTGAGTTGATCTCATGCTGaaacacattattagactgcTCTATCACCTTTTTTTGGTATATGTTGATGTTGCATTAATTGCATATCTTTGCTTG from Siniperca chuatsi isolate FFG_IHB_CAS linkage group LG19, ASM2008510v1, whole genome shotgun sequence encodes the following:
- the LOC122866848 gene encoding choline-phosphate cytidylyltransferase B-like isoform X4: MTTQQQTLTEPAIFARETSCDCRAPHEKLTIAQARRGTPVDRPVRVYADGIFDLFHSGHARALMQAKNLFPNTYLIVGVCSDELTHKYKGFTVMTEIERYEALRHCRYVDEILRDAPWTLTPEFLEKHKIDFVAHDDIPYSSAGSEDVYKHIKEAGMFVPTQRTEGISTSDLITRIVRDYDVYARRNLQRGYTAKELNVSYINEKKYRLQNQVDRMKEKVRTVEEKSKHFVYRVEEKSHDLIQKWEEKSREFIGNFLELFGPDGTWKQVFQERSGRMLSYALSPRESPCNSPPRELSPLRSPSPPSPPARWHNARPSPPASPKGASALISSMSEGDEDEK
- the LOC122866848 gene encoding choline-phosphate cytidylyltransferase B-like isoform X2, translated to MVKQRRIRAHSCCAAVAPLCCRRGPLKTLTEPAIFARETSCDCRAPHEKLTIAQARRGTPVDRPVRVYADGIFDLFHSGHARALMQAKNLFPNTYLIVGVCSDELTHKYKGFTVMTEIERYEALRHCRYVDEILRDAPWTLTPEFLEKHKIDFVAHDDIPYSSAGSEDVYKHIKEAGMFVPTQRTEGISTSDLITRIVRDYDVYARRNLQRGYTAKELNVSYINEKKYRLQNQVDRMKEKVRTVEEKSKHFVYRVEEKSHDLIQKWEEKSREFIGNFLELFGPDGTWVFQERSGRMLSYALSPRESPCNSPPRELSPLRSPSPPSPPARWHNARPSPPASPKGASALISSMSEGDEDEK
- the LOC122866848 gene encoding choline-phosphate cytidylyltransferase B-like isoform X1, giving the protein MVKQRRIRAHSCCAAVAPLCCRRGPLKTLTEPAIFARETSCDCRAPHEKLTIAQARRGTPVDRPVRVYADGIFDLFHSGHARALMQAKNLFPNTYLIVGVCSDELTHKYKGFTVMTEIERYEALRHCRYVDEILRDAPWTLTPEFLEKHKIDFVAHDDIPYSSAGSEDVYKHIKEAGMFVPTQRTEGISTSDLITRIVRDYDVYARRNLQRGYTAKELNVSYINEKKYRLQNQVDRMKEKVRTVEEKSKHFVYRVEEKSHDLIQKWEEKSREFIGNFLELFGPDGTWKQVFQERSGRMLSYALSPRESPCNSPPRELSPLRSPSPPSPPARWHNARPSPPASPKGASALISSMSEGDEDEK
- the LOC122866848 gene encoding choline-phosphate cytidylyltransferase B-like isoform X3; this translates as MEELEHTCPHPRTTLTEPAIFARETSCDCRAPHEKLTIAQARRGTPVDRPVRVYADGIFDLFHSGHARALMQAKNLFPNTYLIVGVCSDELTHKYKGFTVMTEIERYEALRHCRYVDEILRDAPWTLTPEFLEKHKIDFVAHDDIPYSSAGSEDVYKHIKEAGMFVPTQRTEGISTSDLITRIVRDYDVYARRNLQRGYTAKELNVSYINEKKYRLQNQVDRMKEKVRTVEEKSKHFVYRVEEKSHDLIQKWEEKSREFIGNFLELFGPDGTWKQVFQERSGRMLSYALSPRESPCNSPPRELSPLRSPSPPSPPARWHNARPSPPASPKGASALISSMSEGDEDEK